In Daucus carota subsp. sativus chromosome 4, DH1 v3.0, whole genome shotgun sequence, one DNA window encodes the following:
- the LOC108218531 gene encoding protein SHORT ROOT IN SALT MEDIUM 1 isoform X2 codes for MYPSRGTGSNYGQPQPAKPYDSQSAYRHNLAAAYSASAGGGPDESSQLSMASRHSSMLGGASSHEAADISGGYRAHLSAASHYGGQYSSVYGSAALSSTQHSAQSGKGAAPTALESRRGYSSTISDSPKFVSSDYVSSSIHGYGQKGDQLYVDKLSDYPSIDRRQYGERSSAYIGREQNESTGRYGDSLGFTHQHQTDLYDRLDQASVLRHEQMLKVQSLQSNPLDGGSRQADYLVTRGAGIRHPADDLMSYASRVDADPRNLTALSGSSHGGQQLAPSILGAAPRRNVDDLVYAQSSSNPGYGVSLPPGRDYATGKGFHGASLESDYTGSLLSRGSLPRIDDRKDERGGYAREVERRDEERRRDLLREREKERERDKERERERERERERERERQQRRERERREKERNREIKHGSEVKRERTPARLSRDRRGSSLSKEARPLRRVSPRHEVVHRRPSPVKEIRREYVCKVYSSSLVEVQRDYLSMDKRYPKLYVASEVAKVIVNWPREDMKLSVHTPVSFEHDFIEDESAAEQTLSPPKSVDKVLLKSEKGITVWNAKMILMSGLSQNALEELSSERRYDDRIPHYCNMLRFALLKKDNAFMAIGGPWDAIDGGDPSVDDSSLVRTVIRYAKAMTGLDLTSCRRWNRFLEIHYDRIGKDGLFNHKEVTVLYVPDLSDCLPSLEIWREQWLAQKKEVAERERQLALKKEKRGEKKDGVKDKNLESVKDPKGDVKSVKRSNELSGDVNANKKEKDENSLIGTSALQVDIVNNKKVQEKDVSEIEEGKQLEKKVEEENPGQTSGVTKSGKKRIIKKRIVKQKVSNKNSVAENSTAQTDKLVDEDVGEKNLNSEVAGQLAKTSATPVAAKTLIRKKIAKKIVKKIVQKGNIVQPELIAAKEPEGSEGSKGKLDSGIATGLQDSSVKTVVKKKIIKRVPKRKASALGTSDGANESAKDVNKDGSKLATAENVMKTTGEQTTDASNQGKEVESENKALPKVNLKQSEKQAMGSSSKKVSKAVDGKKVKDHSNISMEAGNGEQTVGQKDGDAGRNEKSNEKEKSKVEKERKDKDGKVETRNKSNRDVKEKKKPEEPPRHPGLFLRTKGSKNMKLRSLSLSLDSLLDYTTKDIEESTFELSVFAETLYEMLQYQMGSRLLTFLQKLRIKFITKRNKRKRQRDVSAKKSEQVSPVKRVKTDNPSVEVKVIETESKDESVKPDTKDKSQSNLAESIKSETNTELQTDVGKIANVEDGNSSINEDIKVKPDDETDEDEDPEEDPEEDEEMPDGSPHDSANVLQQEKDATNNSATEAVKSDKVPEDEKNKNQEPAKETSDTKPKLEAERNPEEAKADKRKKESRVVDKELLEAFRFFDRNRVGYIRVEDMRLIIHNLGKFISHRDVKELVQSALLESNTGRNDQILYDKLVVMSDI; via the exons ATGTATCCGTCTCGAGGGACTGGCAGTAACTATGGTCAGCCGCAGCCAGCTAAACCCTACGATTCTCAATCCGCTTATCGCCACAAC TTGGCAGCGGCCTATTCTGCAAGTGCAGGTGGAGGGCCAGATGAGTCTTCTCAGCTATCTATGGCTTCACGCCATTCATCTATGCTCGGGGGTGCTAGTTCCCATGAAGCAGCAGATATTAGTGGAGGATATAGAGCTCATCTCTCTGCTGCATCCCATTATGGTGGGCAGTACAGCTCAGTGTACGGTTCAGCTGCTTTAAGCAGTACCCAG CATTCTGCCCAAAGTGGCAAGGGGGCTGCACCTACTGCTTTGGAAAGTCGACGTGGTTATAGCTCAACGATATCAGACTCACCTAAATTTGTATCTAGTGACTATGTCTCCTCATCAATCCATGGATATGGTCAGAAAGGTGATCAACTATATGTGGATAAGCTTTCTGATTATCCATCAATTGACAGACGTCAGTATGGTGAGCGATCAAGTGCCTATATTGGTAGGGAACAAAATGAATCAACTGGCCGGTATGGAGATTCACTTGGTTTTACGCATCAACATCAG ACAGATTTGTATGATCGCTTGGACCAGGCATCAGTGCTTCGACATGAACAGATGCTAAAGGTTCAGTCGCTGCAATCTAATCCTCTTGATGGGGGTTCTAG ACAAGCTGATTATCTTGTGACAAGGGGTGCTGGCATTCGTCATCCAGCTGACGATCTTATGTCTTATGCTAGTAGAGTGGATGCTGATCCACGCAATCTAACAGCTTTAAGCGGTTCATCGCATGGTGGACAACAACTTGCTCCATCGATTTTAGGGGCTGCGCCAAGAAGAAATGTCGATGATCTTGTTTACGCTCAAAGCTCTTCAAATCCTGGTTATGGAGTTAGCCTGCCTCCTGGGAGGGACTATGCTACAGGAAAAGGGTTTCACGGTGCTTCACTTGAGTCTGATTATACTGGTAGCTTGTTGTCACGTGGGAGTCTACCAAGAATAGATGACCGGAAAGATGAGAGAGGTGGATATGCTCGGGAGGTTGAAAGAAGAGACGAGGAACGGCGCAGGGATCTCTTGCGTGAGCGTGAAAAGGAACGAGAAAGGGACAAGGAAAGAGAACGGGAACGTGAGCGTGAAAGGGAGCGAGAAAGAGAAAGGCAACAAAGAAGGGAGCGTGAACGACGAGAAAAAGAGAGAAATCGGGAGATCAAGCATGGATCTGAAGTGAAACGTGAACGAACTCCCGCAAGACTCTCTAGGGATCGACGTGGTTCCTCATTGTCGAAAGAAGCGAGACCTTTACGACGAGTTTCACCACGTCATGAAGTCGTACATAG GCGCCCCTCACCTGTCAAAGAAATACGAAGAGAATATGTATGCAAG GTCTACTCCTCAAGTTTGGTAGAAGTTCAGAGGGATTATTTATCAATGGATAAGCGATATCCTAAGTTATATGTAGCTTCAGAAGTCGCAAAG GTAATTGTGAACTGGCCAAGGGAGGATATGAAGCTCTCTGTCCATACTCCTGTCAG TTTTGAGCATGATTTCATTGAAGATGAGAGTGCTGCTGAGCAAACTTTGTCGCCACCAAAATCGGTGGACAAAGTACTTTTAAAGTCGGAGAAAGGAATCACTGTGTGGAATGCAAAG ATGATTTTAATGAGTGGGCTTAGTCAAAATGCTTTGGAAGAGCTCTCATCAGAAAGAAGATATGATGATAGGATACCCCATTATTGTAACATGCTGAGATTTGCCCTTCTCAAAAAGGATAATGCTTTTATGGCAATTGGAGGCCCATGGGATGCAATTGATGGTGGTGATCCATCTGTGGATGACTCTTCACTAGTTCGAACTGTTATAAG ATATGCCAAGGCTATGACTGGACTGGACTTGACTAGTTGCCGTCGGTGGAATCGTTTTCTTGAG ATACACTATGATAGAATTGGGAAGGACGGCTTGTTCAACCATAAGGAGGTTACAGTGTTATATGTCCCAGATTTATCAGATTGCCTGCCTTCCTTGGAGATATGGAGGGAACAGTGGCTTGCTCAGAAGAAAGAAGTTGCTGAGAGAGAACGTCAGCTTGCTTTGAAAAAAGAG AAACGAGGGGAGAAGAAAGATGGTGTGAAAG ATAAGAACCTTGAATCCGTCAAAGATCCTAAAGGTGACGTGAAATCAGTGAAGAGGTCGAACGAATTGTCTGGAGACGTAAATGCAAacaaaaaagagaaagatgAGAACAGCTTGATTGGGACTTCAGCTCTGCAAGTGGATATTGTAAACAATAAGAAAGTCCAGGAAAAGGATGTATCTGAAATTGAGGAAGGAAAACAATTGGAGAAAAAGGTAGAGGAAGAAAATCCTGGTCAGACAAGTGGTGTCACAAAATCAGGTAAAAAGAGGATTATCAAGAAGAGAATTGTCAAACAAAAAGTCTCCAATAAGAACTCAGTTGCGGAGAACTCTACAGCACAGACTGATAAGTTGGTGGACGAGGATGTTGGAGAAAAGAATTTAAACTCAGAAGTTGCGGGTCAGTTGGCCAAGACATCTGCTACTCCAGTTGCTGCAAAGACTCTAATTAGAAAGAAAATTGCCAAGaagattgttaaaaaaattgttcagAAAGGAAATATAGTGCAGCCTGAACTAATAGCTGCTAAGGAACCTGAGGGGTCTGAAGGATCTAAGGGGAAATTAGACTCAGGCATTGCTACCGGGTTGCAAGATTCAAGTGTGAAAACAGttgtaaagaaaaaaataattaagagaGTGCCTAAACGCAAGGCCTCTGCTTTGGGAACCAGTGACGGTGCTAATGAGAGTGCTAAAGATGTTAACAAGGATGGATCTAAGTTGGCTACGGCGGAAAATGTCATGAAGACTACAGGAGAGCAAACTACAGACGCTAGCAACCAAGGGAAGGAAGTCGAGTCAGAAAATAAAGCGCTACCTAAAGTGAATTTGAAACAATCGGAGAAGCAAGCTATGGGTAGTTCAAGTAAAAAGGTGAGCAAGGCTGTAGACGGCAAGAAGGTGAAAGATCACAGCAATATCTCCATGGAGGCAGGCAATGGTGAGCAAACAGTCGGTCAGAAAGATGGTGATGCAGGCAGGAATGAGAAgtcaaatgaaaaagaaaaatctaaagttgaaaaagaaagaaaagacaaAGATGGAAAAGTTGAAACTAGGAATAAATCAAATAGAGatgtaaaagaaaagaaaaagccCGAAGAGCCTCCTCGGCACCCTGGATTGTTTCTACGCACGAAAGGGAGCAAGAACATGAAA CTGCGTTCTTTGTCGCTTTCTCTCGATTCACTTTTGGACTACACAACCAAAGATATCGAGGAGTCAACATTTGAG CTCTCTGTCTTTGCTGAGACCCTGTACGAAATGCTTCAGTACCAAATGGGTTCCCGTCTTTTGACTTTTCTCCAG AAATTGCGCATTAAGTTTATAACCAAAAGAAATAAACGGAAGAGGCAAAGGGACGTATCTGCCAAGAAAAGTGAACAAGTATCACCGGTAAAGCGTGTGAAAACTGACAATCCTAGCGTGGAGGTCAAAGTTATTGAAACAGAATCAAAAGATGAATCTGTTAAACCCGATACCAAGGATAAATCTCAATCAAATCTTGCTGAATCGATCAAATCTGAAACAAATACTGAGTTGCAAACAGATGTTGGAAAAATCGCGAATGTGGAGGATGGTAACTCCTCTATTAATGAGGATATAAAGGTAAAACCTGATGACGAAACAGATGAGGATGAAGATCCAGAGGAAGATccagaagaagatgaagaaatgcCAGATGGGAGCCCACATGACTCTGCTAATGTG TTGCAACAGGAAAAGGATGCGACTAATAACAGTGCTACCGAAGCTGTCAAATCTGACAAGGTCCCCGAGGATGAGAAGAACAAAAACCAGGAACCTGCAAAAGAAACATCAGATACAAAGCCCAAGCTGGAAGCAGAGCGCAACCCAGAGGAAGCAAAGGCAGATAAAAGGAAAAAGGAATCTCGAGTGGTGGATAAAGAATTGCTGGAG GCGTTCAGATTTTTTGACCGAAACCGAGTCGGATACATCAGA GTCGAAGATATGAGGTTAATTATCCATAATCTTGGAAAGTTCATTTCACACAGAGATGTCAAG GAACTTGTGCAAAGTGCACTTTTGGAGAGCAACACCGGTAGAAATGACCAAATTCTCTATGATAAATTGGTGGTGATGTCTGACATTTGA